One Deinococcus terrestris genomic window, CGGTCACGTTCTTGCCCATGACCTGCATCCGGTACATGCCCATGTTGCGCTCGCCGGTTTCGGGGTCCTTGGTGATGACCAGCGGCAGGGTCACGAAGGGGCCGCCGTCCAGGGGCCAGCATTTCAGGATGGGCAGTTTGCCCAGGTCCACCTCGTCGCCGCGCCAGATGACCTCCTGGGCGGGGCCGGACTTGACCCGGCGGGGCGGCAGATTCATCGCGTCCCTGAGCTTGCCGACGTTCCCCAGCAGTCCGCCGAGGCCCCCCGACCCCTTGAGGTCAATCAGGTGCCGAATTTTGGCGGCGAGGTCGTCGAGGTCGGAGACGCCCAGGGCCTGAGCCGTGCGCTCGCGGGTGCCCATCAGGCCGATGACGAGGGGGAAGTCGCTGCCCACCACGTTCTCGAACAGGACCGCCGGGCCGCCCGATTTGACGAGGCGGTCGGCGATCTCGGTGATTTCCAGCTCGCGGCGCACCGGAACCGACACGCGGACGAGCTCGCCGCGCTCCTCCAGCACCCGCATGAAGCTCTGAATATCGGGAAAGGCCATGCCCGGAGTGTAGGGAAGGTGGACCGGGGCAACCGTACCCGATGAGAGCAAGCGCCACCCTACTCTGAAGGCCATGACGGCCCCTCCCCCACCCCCTGAGTCGACGGCCCAAGCCCTGCGGGAGGCGCGGCTGAGCACCCTGCGCACGCTCGACCGCCTGCTCGACCGCCCGATGACGGTACTGAGCTTCGTGTGGCTGGGGCTGCTGGTCCTCGACCTGACGCGGGGCCTGCCACCGATGCTCCAGACGCTGAGCAACGTGATCTGGGGCCTGTTTATCCTCGACTTCCTGTTGTCGTTCGCGCTCGCGCCCGACAAGGGGCTGTACCTGCGGCGCAACTGGCTGACCGTGCTGAGCCTGCTGCTGCCCGCGCTGCGGATTCTGCGGGCCTTCCGGGGGTTGCGGGCGCTGCGGGCGCTACGGCTCACGCGGGGGACCAACCTGCTGCGGGTGCTGACCAGCCTGAACCGGGGGCTGCGGACCCTGGGGCGCACCCTGCGGCGGCGGGGGCTGGGATTCGTGCTGGGGGCGACCGGGCTGGTAGCACTGGCGGGGGCAGCGGGCATGGCTTCCTTCGAGGCGGGGCAGCCCGGAGCGCCGGGGGGCTACGGCGAGTGGCTGTACTGGGTCGGGATGCTGCTCACCAGCCTGGGGTCGGAGTACTGGCCGCGCACGGGTGAGGGCCGGGTGCTGACCTTCCTGCTGGCGCTCTACGGCTTCTCGGTGTTCGGGTACATCACGGCGACCCTGGCGAGCTTTTTCGTCGGGGACGATCAGGAGCGCGAGCCGGGGGAAGGCGAAGTGAACAACGAGGTCCTGCGCCGCGAGATGGTGGCGCTGCGGGGGGAGCTGGCAGCGCTGCGCGGGGAGCTGAGCCAGAGGGCTGACGGCTGAAACCCGACCGCTGAGGGCTATCCTTCTCCCCATGACCTCCCCCATCCAGCACATGCGCTCGGCCTTGCAGGGCACCGACCTGGACGGCTGGCTGCTGTACGACTTCCAGGGCCTCAATCCCCATGCCCGGCGGGTGCTGGGGTTCCCGGCGGAGGCGCACCTCACCCGGCGTTTCTTCGTGTGGGTGCCACGCGAGGGCGGAGCCGTACTGCTGCACAACCACATCGAGGGCGGCACCTGGGCGGGCCTCTCGGCGGGATGGGACGTGGAACGGCGGCCCTTCGGCTCACACGCGGAGTTGGACGCCCGGCTGCGCGAGGTGGTTGCCGGGAAGCGGGTGGCGATGGAATACAGCCCCCTGGGTGCCGTGCCCTACGTGGGCCGGGTGGACGCGGGCACGCTGGAGCGGGTGCGGGCGGCGGGCGCGGCCGACGTGGTGAGTTCCGCCGACCTGCTGCAAGCCTTCCTGGTGTGGTCGGACGACGACCTCGCCGCCCACCGCCGCGCCGCCGACTTGCTGATGGGGGCCAAGGACGACGCCTTCCGCCTGATTCACGAGCGGCTGCGGGCCGGAGAAGCCGTGACCGAGCTGGACGTGCAGGCCGTCATCGAGCGGGCCATCGCGGACGCCGGGATGTCGAGCGGCCACCCCGTCAACGTGAGCTTCGGGCCGAACGCCGCCGACCCCCACTACCAGCCGGAGGGCGAGAAGAACGCGGCCCTGCGGCCCGGCGAGTGCGTGCTGATCGACCTGTGGGCGCAGGAGGAGGGCCGCCCCTTCGCGGACGTGACTTGGGTGGGCTACGCGGGCGAGCCCACGGACGAATACCGCTCGGCGTGGGAAGCCGTGCGGGGAGCACGGGACGCGGCGCTGAGCCTGCTGCACGAGCGTTACGCAGGGGAAGGCTGGGGCCGCCTGCAAGGATGGGAACTCGACCGGGCGGCGAGGGACGCGATGGGAGAGGAGTGGGCACCGTACTTCCTGCACCGCACCGGGCATGACCTCGGAGTCAGCCTGCATGGGGCTGGGGCCAACCTTGACGACTACGAGACGCGCGACACCCGCACGCTGACGCCGGGGCTGGCGGTCACGGTAGAGCCGGGCACCTATCCGCGCGAGCGCGGCTTCGGCATCCGCACCGAGGTGGACGTGTTTCTCTCCCCGGACGGGCCGCAAGTCACCACGCAGATACAGCGCGAGCCGTTCGTCCTGGGCGTCGGAGAATGGGCCGAAGTCCGGGCGCGGGCGTTGGGCGAGCCGTCTTAAGGGCGGCTTAAGCCCTGGCCCCGGTAGTCTGTGGGCATGGCGAACCTCAGCTCCTCGACGATCATGCTCACGGGGGCGGGCGGCGCCCTCGCCACCGCCGTCGCCCAGGAACTGGAGGACGCGGGCGCCCAGCTCGTGCTCGTCGGGCGCGGCGAGCCACTGGCCCGCGCCGCCGACCGCTTTCCCGCCACCGAGGTTCTGGACCTCGACCTGCGCGACCCGGCCAGCGTGGACGCGCTGCGGAAAGTCAAGGTGGACGCTCTGGTCCACACGGTCGGCACCTACACCACCCAGGACGTGCAAAAGGCCACCACCGACGACCTGCGCGAGTTGTTTGACACCAACATGCTGACCCTCTTTCACGCCGTGCAGGGCGTGCTGCCCCACATGCTGCGGCAGAAAGACGGCCTGATCATGGGCGTGAGCGCGGGGCAGGCCGCCCGGCTGAGCGGTCCCAAAGCGGCGCTCTACACCGCGAGCAAGGCGGCCGTCGCCGCCTACGTCCTGAGCCTGCACGACGAACTCAAGGCCAGGGGTGTGCGCGGCTGCGTCCTCTACCCGATGGGGGCCATCGACACGCCCGAAAACCGCGAGGCGGGCTTCGAGTGGGAGGAAACCATCGACCCTCGCGGCCTCGCCAAGAGTGTGGCCCACGCGCTGACGCGGCCCGACCGGGCACACGTGACGGAGCTGAAGATTTACCCGGACGTGTAGGAGCGGTCAGCTTCTAGCCCTTAGTTCTCAGCGCCACATCGAGAAGCCCGTCCAGCCCGCCCGCATACCCCTCTTCCAGCCGGGGCCACTCTGGGGGAAAGGGCTGGGTGCGGGTCACGTCGTTGGGCACCACGACGAGGCGGCATCCGGCGGCGACGGCGGCCAGCCCCCCATTCAGGCTGTCCTCCACGGCGAGGCACTCGGCGGTGGGGAGGCCCAGCCGCTCGGCGGCCAGTACATACAACTCGGGATCGGGTTTGACCCGGCGCACGTCGTCGCGGGTGGCGAGCGTCTCGAAGAGGTCCAGCAGGCCGTGGGCCGAGAGCCAGCGGGTCACCCAGGCGCGGTCGCTGCTCGTCGCCAGGGCCAGCCGTATTCCGCGTTGCCGGGCCTCCTCCAGCACCCCGCGCACGCTGGGGCGCAGGTCCTGCTCGGCCAGCGCCGCGTGGATGCGCTCGCGCAGTCCCGCCTGCACCCGCTCGCGGTCGGCCTGCACGTGGCCCGGCAGCCCCGCCCAGGGGTCGAAGGCGTCCCAGGTGCCGATGCCGCGCTGCCACGCTTCCAGGCTCAGCTCCAGCCCGTGCTCGCCGTACAGCGCCTGCCAGTGGGTGAACTCGGGCGTCTCGGTGTCGAGGATGGTGCCGTCGAAGTCGAAGAGGAGGGCGCGGGGCAGCCGGGACTGGGGGGAGGGCGGCATGAAGGCAGTCTAGGCGGACCGATCCGCAGGACGAACGACGCTCAACTTTAGGGGGACGTTCTCCTCACGCCCGACCCGCTACGCTGAGGCAATGGCGGACTGGGTGCAGGGCTTGATGGACAGCATGGGATACCTGGGGATCTTGCTGCTGATGATTCTGGAAAACCTCTTTCCGCCAATTCCCAGCGAGCTGATCATGCCCTCGGCAGGCTTCGCGGCGGCGCGGGGCGACATGAACCTGGCCGTGGTGATCCTGATGGGCGTGCTGGGCAGCGTGATCGGCACCCTGCC contains:
- a CDS encoding SDR family oxidoreductase, with protein sequence MANLSSSTIMLTGAGGALATAVAQELEDAGAQLVLVGRGEPLARAADRFPATEVLDLDLRDPASVDALRKVKVDALVHTVGTYTTQDVQKATTDDLRELFDTNMLTLFHAVQGVLPHMLRQKDGLIMGVSAGQAARLSGPKAALYTASKAAVAAYVLSLHDELKARGVRGCVLYPMGAIDTPENREAGFEWEETIDPRGLAKSVAHALTRPDRAHVTELKIYPDV
- a CDS encoding HAD family hydrolase; this translates as MPPSPQSRLPRALLFDFDGTILDTETPEFTHWQALYGEHGLELSLEAWQRGIGTWDAFDPWAGLPGHVQADRERVQAGLRERIHAALAEQDLRPSVRGVLEEARQRGIRLALATSSDRAWVTRWLSAHGLLDLFETLATRDDVRRVKPDPELYVLAAERLGLPTAECLAVEDSLNGGLAAVAAGCRLVVVPNDVTRTQPFPPEWPRLEEGYAGGLDGLLDVALRTKG
- a CDS encoding M24 family metallopeptidase, producing the protein MTSPIQHMRSALQGTDLDGWLLYDFQGLNPHARRVLGFPAEAHLTRRFFVWVPREGGAVLLHNHIEGGTWAGLSAGWDVERRPFGSHAELDARLREVVAGKRVAMEYSPLGAVPYVGRVDAGTLERVRAAGAADVVSSADLLQAFLVWSDDDLAAHRRAADLLMGAKDDAFRLIHERLRAGEAVTELDVQAVIERAIADAGMSSGHPVNVSFGPNAADPHYQPEGEKNAALRPGECVLIDLWAQEEGRPFADVTWVGYAGEPTDEYRSAWEAVRGARDAALSLLHERYAGEGWGRLQGWELDRAARDAMGEEWAPYFLHRTGHDLGVSLHGAGANLDDYETRDTRTLTPGLAVTVEPGTYPRERGFGIRTEVDVFLSPDGPQVTTQIQREPFVLGVGEWAEVRARALGEPS
- a CDS encoding potassium channel family protein, which produces MTAPPPPPESTAQALREARLSTLRTLDRLLDRPMTVLSFVWLGLLVLDLTRGLPPMLQTLSNVIWGLFILDFLLSFALAPDKGLYLRRNWLTVLSLLLPALRILRAFRGLRALRALRLTRGTNLLRVLTSLNRGLRTLGRTLRRRGLGFVLGATGLVALAGAAGMASFEAGQPGAPGGYGEWLYWVGMLLTSLGSEYWPRTGEGRVLTFLLALYGFSVFGYITATLASFFVGDDQEREPGEGEVNNEVLRREMVALRGELAALRGELSQRADG